From one Catenuloplanes nepalensis genomic stretch:
- a CDS encoding DUF5682 family protein: MITFIGVRHHSPACARLVRETIEELRPAFVLVEGPAEMNARIGELLLGHELPIAVFSSYRDGERHHASWAPFCDYSPEWAALTAGRAAGAELRFIDLPAWHPAFADRSNRYADADQRYADVIDRLCREFAVDNVDTLWDHLFEVPTGPVEVKDDGLADRLAAYFDLIRGESETGAGEDDVAREAYMASWIRKTRKEAGDRPIVVVTGGFHRPALVRLAALPGDDDPVEHALPADAAGGSYLVPYSFRRLDSFDGYQSGMPSPAYYQRLFEDGPEAAADHLLAAVAGRLRERKQRLSTADLIAASASAEGLALVRGHRHRSRTDVLDGLASALLDEALDVALPWSTRGTPAPGSHPVVVEMVAALSGDRVGRLHPDTPAPPLVHHATAELERHGLDSDGSRRLDLARDGDREVSRVLHRLRILKVPGFTRHSGPQTGIDPEPVEEWSIARDDRRLPALIEAGGYGATIGEAAGATLAERVTLVGGDVEALAGVLFDAALAGIADLSAQVLDAIDRAVGSTPEMGPIGRVLEVVLALWRHDRLLGTAGSAPLGTVISASVARVLWLAEGVRGGAAPADLPRIMALASVRDALVHAGTALDLDRDAALGVAARLALSTDAPPDLRGAGFGFGWSLGADQAGDPARAVRGAFTPSSAGDWLAGLFALAREEVLQADGVLDVLDEALDAMGDEDFLIALPALRQAFEFFPPRERDTIAQHLLARRGIAGDSRALLRLHAPPELVAEGAELDGRVAGLLSREGLVTT; this comes from the coding sequence ATGATCACTTTCATCGGCGTCCGGCACCACAGCCCCGCGTGCGCGCGGCTGGTCCGGGAGACGATCGAGGAGTTGCGCCCGGCGTTCGTGCTGGTCGAGGGCCCGGCGGAGATGAACGCGCGGATCGGCGAGCTGCTGCTCGGGCACGAGCTGCCGATCGCGGTGTTCAGCAGCTACCGGGACGGCGAGCGGCACCACGCGTCGTGGGCGCCGTTCTGCGATTACTCGCCGGAGTGGGCCGCACTGACCGCGGGCCGGGCGGCCGGTGCGGAGCTGCGCTTCATCGACCTGCCTGCCTGGCATCCGGCGTTCGCGGACCGGAGCAACCGCTACGCGGACGCGGACCAGCGGTACGCGGACGTGATCGACCGGCTCTGCCGCGAGTTCGCGGTGGACAACGTGGACACGCTGTGGGACCACCTGTTCGAGGTCCCGACGGGGCCGGTCGAGGTGAAGGACGACGGGCTGGCCGACCGGCTGGCCGCCTACTTCGACCTGATCCGGGGCGAGTCCGAGACCGGCGCGGGCGAGGACGACGTGGCGCGCGAGGCGTACATGGCGTCCTGGATCCGCAAGACCCGGAAGGAGGCCGGCGACCGCCCGATCGTGGTGGTGACCGGCGGGTTCCACCGGCCCGCGCTGGTTCGGCTGGCCGCACTGCCCGGCGACGACGACCCGGTCGAGCACGCGCTCCCGGCGGACGCTGCCGGCGGCAGCTACCTGGTGCCGTACTCGTTCCGGCGGCTCGACTCGTTCGACGGCTACCAGTCCGGCATGCCGTCCCCGGCGTACTACCAGCGGCTCTTCGAGGACGGTCCGGAGGCCGCGGCCGACCACCTGCTCGCGGCCGTGGCCGGCCGTCTGCGGGAGCGCAAGCAGCGGCTCTCCACCGCCGACCTGATCGCCGCGTCCGCGTCCGCGGAAGGGCTGGCGCTGGTGCGCGGGCACCGGCACCGGTCCCGGACCGACGTGCTGGACGGTCTCGCGTCCGCGCTGCTGGACGAGGCGCTGGACGTGGCGCTGCCCTGGTCGACGCGAGGCACGCCGGCGCCCGGCTCACACCCGGTGGTGGTGGAGATGGTCGCGGCGCTCAGCGGCGACCGGGTCGGCCGCCTGCACCCGGACACGCCCGCGCCGCCGCTGGTGCACCACGCCACCGCCGAGCTGGAGCGGCACGGACTGGACTCCGACGGCAGCCGCCGCCTCGACCTGGCCCGGGACGGCGACCGCGAGGTCAGCCGGGTCCTGCACCGGCTGCGGATCCTGAAGGTGCCGGGATTCACCCGGCACTCCGGCCCGCAGACCGGCATCGACCCCGAGCCGGTCGAGGAGTGGTCGATCGCCCGGGACGACCGGCGGCTGCCCGCGCTGATCGAGGCCGGTGGGTACGGCGCGACGATCGGCGAGGCGGCCGGTGCGACGCTGGCCGAGCGGGTCACGCTCGTCGGCGGTGACGTGGAGGCGCTGGCCGGTGTGCTCTTCGACGCCGCGCTGGCCGGCATCGCCGACCTGTCCGCCCAGGTGCTCGACGCGATCGACCGTGCGGTCGGCAGCACACCGGAGATGGGCCCGATCGGCCGGGTGCTGGAGGTGGTGCTGGCGCTGTGGCGGCACGACCGGCTCCTCGGCACGGCCGGCAGCGCGCCGCTGGGCACGGTGATCAGCGCGTCCGTGGCCCGCGTCCTCTGGCTGGCCGAGGGGGTCCGCGGCGGCGCCGCCCCGGCGGACCTGCCCCGGATCATGGCGCTGGCCTCGGTTCGGGACGCGCTGGTGCACGCCGGGACCGCGCTGGACCTGGACCGGGACGCGGCGCTGGGCGTGGCGGCACGGCTGGCGCTGAGCACGGACGCGCCGCCGGACCTGCGCGGTGCCGGGTTCGGTTTCGGCTGGTCGCTGGGCGCCGACCAGGCCGGCGACCCGGCCCGGGCGGTGCGCGGCGCGTTCACGCCGTCGTCGGCCGGCGACTGGCTGGCCGGGTTGTTCGCGCTGGCCCGCGAGGAGGTGCTGCAGGCCGACGGCGTCCTGGACGTGCTGGACGAGGCGCTGGACGCGATGGGCGACGAGGACTTCCTGATCGCGCTGCCCGCGCTGCGGCAGGCGTTCGAGTTCTTCCCGCCGCGCGAGCGGGACACGATCGCGCAGCACCTGCTGGCCCGCCGCGGGATCGCCGGTGACAGCCGCGCGCTGCTGCGCCTGCACGCCCCGCCCGAACTGGTCGCGGAGGGCGCCGAGTTGGACGGCCGGGTGGCGGGGTTGCTGAGCAGGGAAGGGCTGGTCACGACGTGA
- a CDS encoding VWA domain-containing protein, producing the protein MTTDPTPEPVSTSTSIQALERWRLVLGEPGESVLNGQGLSGEGAARDAALGWLYGRDEGLRKRGIRGGFGKQGGNGPSVLNTVDWLNDIAKLFPKETIERLQRDAVEKYEIHDVVTNPAVLETITPNQTLLKAVLRTKHLMNPEVLRLARRIVEAVVRDLMEKLKADIRNSFSGSRSRRPSRFKQARNFDVKRTIRDNLGHYQPAERRVLIETPYFFSRTRRHLDRWQVILLVDQSGSMTDSVIHSAVTAACLWGLPGIKTHLVAFDTDVVDLTSEVDDPVDLLMKVQLGGGTNITRAVQYGSGLIENPRRSIFVLISDFYEGGDASHLVRLVGNLVDQGTKVFCLAALDADANPDYDAHTAQRFANVGAAVGAMTPGELAAFVAEHVNR; encoded by the coding sequence GTGACGACGGATCCGACGCCAGAGCCTGTATCGACCTCCACGTCGATACAGGCTCTGGAACGCTGGCGGCTGGTGCTCGGTGAGCCGGGCGAGTCCGTGCTGAACGGGCAGGGCTTGAGCGGCGAGGGCGCGGCCCGGGACGCGGCGCTGGGGTGGCTCTACGGCCGCGACGAGGGCTTGCGCAAGAGGGGCATCCGGGGTGGCTTCGGCAAACAGGGCGGCAACGGCCCGTCCGTGCTGAACACGGTGGACTGGCTGAACGACATCGCCAAGCTGTTCCCGAAGGAGACGATCGAGCGCCTGCAGAGGGACGCGGTCGAGAAGTACGAGATCCACGACGTGGTCACGAACCCGGCCGTGCTGGAGACGATCACGCCGAACCAGACGCTGCTCAAGGCCGTGCTGCGCACCAAGCATCTGATGAACCCGGAGGTGCTGCGGCTGGCCCGGCGGATCGTGGAAGCGGTGGTCCGCGACCTGATGGAGAAACTCAAGGCGGACATCCGCAACTCGTTCAGCGGCAGCCGGAGCCGGCGGCCGAGCAGGTTCAAGCAGGCCCGCAACTTCGACGTCAAGCGCACGATCCGCGACAATCTGGGGCACTACCAGCCTGCGGAACGGCGGGTGCTGATCGAGACGCCGTACTTCTTCTCGCGTACCCGGCGGCATCTGGATCGGTGGCAGGTGATCCTGCTGGTGGATCAGTCCGGGTCGATGACGGACTCGGTGATCCACTCGGCGGTCACGGCGGCCTGCCTGTGGGGGCTGCCGGGCATCAAGACGCACCTGGTCGCGTTCGACACCGACGTGGTGGACCTGACGTCCGAGGTGGACGACCCGGTCGACCTGCTGATGAAGGTCCAGCTCGGCGGCGGTACGAACATCACGCGCGCGGTGCAGTACGGCAGCGGCCTGATCGAGAACCCGCGCCGGTCGATCTTCGTGCTGATCAGTGACTTCTACGAGGGCGGCGACGCGAGTCACCTGGTCCGGCTGGTCGGCAACCTGGTCGACCAGGGCACGAAGGTGTTCTGCCTGGCCGCGCTGGACGCGGACGCGAACCCGGACTACGACGCGCACACCGCGCAGCGCTTCGCGAACGTGGGCGCGGCCGTGGGCGCGATGACCCCGGGCGAGCTGGCCGCCTTCGTCGCGGAACACGTGAACCGATGA
- a CDS encoding NUDIX hydrolase: MPYTIPLDVFLILSRGEDVLLALRQGTGFADGLWNVPSGKVEPGESAVAAVLREAREEAGLSLTAADVRLATTVHLSRPGGHARLGLFFHATHAPARHGDPVNAEPHKCGGLAWFPAVALPPDTEPYNAAGLTGWRTGTPLILDGWPA; this comes from the coding sequence ATGCCGTACACGATCCCGCTCGATGTCTTTCTGATCCTGTCCCGCGGCGAGGACGTGCTGCTCGCGCTGCGGCAGGGCACCGGCTTCGCGGACGGCCTGTGGAACGTGCCGTCCGGCAAGGTCGAGCCGGGCGAGAGCGCGGTCGCGGCCGTGCTCCGCGAGGCCCGCGAGGAGGCGGGCCTGTCGCTGACCGCGGCGGACGTGCGGCTCGCCACCACCGTGCATTTGAGCCGGCCGGGCGGGCACGCGCGGCTCGGCCTGTTCTTTCATGCGACGCACGCGCCGGCGCGGCACGGAGACCCGGTCAACGCGGAACCGCACAAGTGCGGCGGCCTCGCCTGGTTCCCCGCGGTCGCGCTCCCGCCGGACACCGAGCCCTACAACGCGGCCGGCCTCACCGGCTGGCGCACCGGCACCCCACTGATCCTGGACGGCTGGCCGGCCTGA
- a CDS encoding DUF4132 domain-containing protein, with the protein MAADAFPDEDRFVVQPAWLRYRYARRGEPGLKPRLPEVEKARAAVAQIAGMAAGRVRAVLEHPDTDPVIAEAGLTFHRGQPGPNPLGAAATALASNRVVHYPHEDRIPLFADLWLAEHGLRFAVRAVVELFSMVISKPYEAVSPIVFADEAGRTFEVHRRPLLDLAGRVRHALATAPEEEYREIVAELAGERDTTVLRRVATSFLVPTDAAWAEADATEIATSGAEELALIALTTITTRAQVDRITPLVQPWFVMQNPALLYTFLIGTRSDALPALRVWATVNTDTTEYAKRFLPPIGVVPTDEAFETLADRVDDRFVLPELQAAAGRFPARAIRLLAARSTAKRTLAELLNAVVLAHPELAATMLDELPEASSRRVRDLLEAAADVSEAPADSLPALLVDPPWTAERTVRKPKVITGLVCDDPVTLDWAPGEAEAWSRIRLGDASWAVQQDWAKVVAESRRGRTSPWYGRGPFFAFAPLSLTLPRIGEWEPRDLWEPGETMRVVVARHGIVAFAAALSAARRMPPAAAALLPFTAPEVATLMADRYVRLKSARPTAFAWLQRHPVSGARALIPAAVGKAGQERGNAEQALLAIVAAGYAREVRMAARSYGEEVAAEIEPLITTDPLDRLPARMPVVPEWADPALLPRLRTPTGVLPLDSTRHVLTMLALSRLAEPYPGLEVVKATIDRRSLAEFVWGLFRRWQAAGMPAKEAWAFEALAHLGDDEVVRGLTPLIRVWPGEGGHARAVTGLEILSAIGTDVALMHLHGIAQKVKFKGLKDRANEKMAEVAAALELRPEQLADRLLPDFGLDGSGSLTLDYGPRRFVVGFDEQLKPFVREAASVRSGVGGGAAAGETGKRLKALPKPGVKDDAELAPEAYRRFSGLKKDVRTVGGDQIRRLEAAMVDGRRWTGAEFAQYLVGHPLLVHIVRRLVWGVYDERGALTATLRVAEDRTLAGVDDEPVTVAEDAVIGVVHPLTLGDALPGWAEVFADYELLQPFPQLGREVFRLEPAEREQTELLRFKNVKVPTTKLLGLERRGWRRGDVGDGGHQGWFERDLADDLLMVVHMDPGVAVGAVDYFPEQRLDEIAPRTAGDYWNRKRNTKLGELDEITISEIIRDLNEVTA; encoded by the coding sequence ATGGCAGCGGACGCGTTCCCGGACGAGGACAGGTTCGTCGTGCAGCCGGCCTGGCTTCGCTATCGCTATGCCCGTCGCGGCGAGCCGGGTCTGAAGCCGCGCCTGCCCGAGGTGGAGAAGGCCCGCGCCGCGGTGGCGCAGATCGCCGGCATGGCGGCCGGCCGGGTCCGCGCGGTGCTGGAGCACCCTGACACGGATCCGGTGATCGCCGAGGCCGGCCTGACGTTCCACCGGGGGCAACCGGGCCCGAACCCGCTCGGTGCCGCCGCAACCGCGCTGGCTTCGAACCGGGTGGTGCACTATCCCCACGAGGACAGGATTCCGCTCTTCGCCGACCTGTGGCTGGCCGAGCACGGGCTGCGGTTCGCGGTGCGGGCGGTGGTCGAGCTGTTCTCGATGGTGATCAGCAAGCCGTACGAGGCGGTCAGCCCGATCGTCTTCGCCGACGAGGCCGGCCGGACCTTCGAGGTGCACCGGCGGCCGCTGCTCGACCTCGCCGGCCGGGTGCGGCACGCCCTCGCGACCGCGCCCGAGGAGGAATACCGGGAGATCGTGGCGGAGCTGGCCGGGGAGCGGGACACCACGGTGCTGCGGCGCGTCGCCACGTCGTTCCTGGTGCCGACGGACGCGGCCTGGGCCGAGGCGGACGCCACGGAGATCGCCACGTCCGGCGCGGAGGAGCTGGCCCTGATCGCCCTGACGACGATCACCACCCGGGCCCAGGTCGACCGGATCACGCCGCTCGTCCAGCCGTGGTTCGTCATGCAGAACCCGGCGTTGCTCTACACCTTCTTGATCGGCACTCGCTCCGACGCGCTGCCCGCGCTGCGCGTCTGGGCGACGGTGAACACGGACACCACGGAGTACGCGAAGCGTTTCCTTCCCCCGATCGGCGTGGTGCCCACGGACGAGGCGTTCGAGACGCTGGCCGACCGGGTGGACGACCGCTTCGTGCTGCCGGAGCTACAGGCGGCGGCCGGCCGTTTCCCCGCACGGGCGATCCGGTTGCTGGCTGCGCGTTCCACGGCCAAGCGCACGCTCGCCGAGCTGCTGAACGCGGTTGTCCTGGCGCATCCGGAGCTGGCCGCCACGATGCTGGACGAGTTGCCCGAAGCGTCGTCGAGGCGGGTGCGCGACCTGCTCGAGGCCGCCGCCGACGTGTCCGAGGCACCGGCCGACTCATTGCCGGCGCTACTGGTCGACCCGCCGTGGACGGCCGAACGGACGGTCCGCAAGCCCAAGGTGATCACCGGCCTGGTCTGCGACGACCCCGTGACGCTCGACTGGGCGCCCGGCGAGGCGGAGGCCTGGTCCCGGATCCGCCTCGGTGACGCGTCCTGGGCCGTCCAGCAGGACTGGGCCAAGGTCGTGGCCGAGAGCAGGCGCGGGCGCACCAGTCCCTGGTATGGGAGGGGCCCGTTCTTCGCGTTCGCACCGTTGTCGCTGACGCTGCCGAGGATCGGGGAGTGGGAGCCGCGCGACCTGTGGGAGCCGGGCGAGACCATGCGGGTCGTGGTGGCCCGGCACGGCATCGTGGCGTTCGCGGCCGCGCTCTCCGCCGCTCGGCGGATGCCGCCGGCCGCGGCCGCGCTGCTCCCGTTCACCGCGCCCGAGGTCGCCACGCTGATGGCGGATCGGTATGTGCGGCTGAAGTCGGCGCGCCCGACCGCGTTCGCCTGGCTGCAGCGCCACCCGGTCTCCGGCGCACGCGCGTTGATCCCGGCCGCGGTCGGTAAGGCCGGCCAGGAGCGGGGCAACGCGGAGCAGGCGCTGCTGGCGATCGTCGCCGCCGGTTATGCCAGAGAGGTGCGGATGGCCGCCCGGTCGTACGGCGAGGAGGTGGCCGCCGAGATCGAGCCGCTGATCACCACGGATCCGCTGGACCGGCTCCCGGCCCGCATGCCGGTGGTGCCGGAGTGGGCCGACCCGGCACTGCTGCCGCGGCTGCGGACGCCCACCGGTGTGCTGCCGCTCGACTCCACGCGGCACGTGCTGACCATGCTGGCCCTGTCGCGCCTCGCCGAGCCGTACCCCGGCCTGGAGGTGGTGAAGGCGACGATCGACCGGCGCAGCCTGGCCGAGTTCGTCTGGGGGCTGTTCCGGCGCTGGCAGGCGGCCGGCATGCCGGCGAAGGAGGCATGGGCGTTCGAGGCGCTGGCGCACCTCGGCGACGACGAGGTGGTGCGCGGACTGACTCCGCTGATCCGGGTCTGGCCGGGCGAGGGCGGGCACGCGCGCGCGGTCACCGGCCTGGAGATCCTTTCCGCGATCGGGACGGACGTGGCGCTGATGCACCTGCACGGCATCGCGCAGAAGGTGAAGTTCAAGGGCCTGAAGGACCGGGCGAACGAGAAGATGGCCGAGGTCGCGGCCGCGCTCGAGCTGCGTCCGGAGCAACTCGCCGACCGGCTGCTGCCCGACTTCGGGCTGGACGGGTCCGGCAGCCTGACGCTCGACTACGGGCCACGCCGCTTCGTGGTCGGGTTCGACGAGCAGCTCAAGCCGTTCGTCCGAGAGGCAGCCTCGGTCCGGTCGGGGGTGGGCGGCGGGGCGGCAGCCGGGGAGACCGGCAAGAGACTCAAGGCGCTGCCGAAGCCGGGTGTCAAGGACGACGCCGAGCTGGCGCCGGAGGCGTACCGCCGGTTCTCGGGTCTGAAAAAGGACGTGCGCACGGTCGGCGGTGACCAGATCCGGCGCCTGGAAGCGGCGATGGTGGACGGCCGGCGCTGGACCGGTGCGGAGTTCGCGCAGTACCTGGTCGGGCATCCGCTGCTGGTGCACATCGTGCGGCGGCTGGTGTGGGGCGTCTACGACGAGCGCGGTGCGCTGACCGCCACGCTGCGGGTGGCGGAGGACCGGACGCTCGCGGGTGTGGATGATGAGCCGGTGACCGTGGCCGAGGACGCCGTGATCGGTGTCGTGCATCCGCTCACGCTCGGCGACGCGCTGCCGGGCTGGGCCGAGGTCTTCGCCGACTACGAGCTGTTGCAGCCGTTCCCGCAGCTCGGCCGGGAGGTCTTCCGGCTGGAGCCGGCCGAGCGGGAGCAGACCGAGTTGCTGCGCTTCAAGAACGTGAAGGTGCCGACCACGAAGCTGCTCGGGCTGGAGCGGCGCGGCTGGCGGCGTGGCGACGTGGGCGACGGCGGGCACCAGGGATGGTTCGAGCGCGACCTCGCCGACGACCTGCTCATGGTGGTCCACATGGACCCGGGTGTGGCGGTCGGCGCGGTCGACTACTTTCCGGAGCAGCGCTTGGACGAGATCGCTCCGCGGACCGCCGGCGACTACTGGAACCGTAAGAGGAACACGAAGCTGGGTGAGCTCGACGAGATCACGATCTCCGAGATCATCCGCGATCTGAACGAGGTGACCGCGTGA
- a CDS encoding ATP-binding protein: MQRPPAEVRYADELRRLRETDSDPRPPGWALSLRAARRFIVGDERHGISRKFVGDPSLIDRALVSLATSRGLMLVGEPGTAKSLLSELLAAAVSGDSTLTIQGGAATTEDQIKYSWNYAMLVADGPSTRSLVPAPLLRGMSEGKVVRFEEITRCPLEVQDCLLSPLSDRVLAVPELTGPDAMVFATEGFNIIATANTRDRGVNEMSSALKRRFNFETVFPIADLATELSLVEAEASALLRRSGVTAAPNRDVLEVLVTTFRELRAGQTARGDSMDKLTSVMSTAEAVSVAHAVGLRGWFLRGEAGSAEDVVSCLAGTAAKDSTEDLAKLRRYLEQQARGRKGAAWKALYNARHVLPG, encoded by the coding sequence ATGCAGCGCCCGCCGGCCGAAGTCCGGTACGCGGACGAGCTGCGACGGCTGCGCGAGACGGACTCCGACCCACGACCGCCGGGCTGGGCGCTGAGCCTGCGCGCCGCGCGCCGGTTCATCGTCGGCGACGAGCGGCACGGCATCTCACGCAAGTTCGTGGGTGACCCGTCGCTGATCGACCGCGCGCTGGTCAGCCTGGCCACCAGCCGCGGCCTGATGCTGGTCGGTGAGCCCGGCACCGCGAAGTCGCTGCTCTCCGAGCTGCTCGCGGCCGCGGTGTCCGGCGACTCCACGCTGACCATCCAGGGCGGCGCCGCCACCACGGAAGACCAGATCAAGTACTCGTGGAACTACGCGATGCTGGTCGCGGACGGCCCGTCGACCCGGTCGCTGGTCCCGGCGCCGCTGCTGCGCGGCATGTCCGAGGGCAAGGTGGTCCGGTTCGAGGAGATCACCCGGTGCCCGCTGGAGGTGCAGGACTGCCTGCTCTCGCCGCTCTCCGACCGGGTGCTGGCCGTGCCGGAGCTGACCGGGCCGGACGCGATGGTGTTCGCGACCGAGGGCTTCAACATCATCGCGACCGCGAACACGCGTGACCGGGGCGTCAACGAGATGAGTTCCGCGCTGAAGCGCCGCTTCAACTTCGAGACGGTCTTCCCGATCGCGGACCTGGCCACCGAGCTGTCGCTGGTCGAGGCGGAGGCGTCCGCGCTGCTCCGCCGGTCCGGCGTGACCGCGGCGCCGAACCGGGACGTGCTGGAGGTGCTGGTCACCACGTTCCGGGAGCTGCGCGCCGGGCAGACCGCGCGCGGCGACTCGATGGACAAGCTGACGTCCGTGATGAGCACGGCGGAGGCGGTCTCGGTGGCGCACGCGGTCGGGCTGCGCGGCTGGTTCCTGCGCGGCGAGGCCGGCAGCGCGGAGGACGTGGTCTCCTGCCTGGCCGGCACCGCGGCCAAGGACAGCACGGAGGACCTGGCCAAGCTGCGCCGATATCTGGAGCAGCAGGCCCGCGGTCGCAAGGGCGCGGCGTGGAAGGCGCTCTACAACGCCCGGCACGTGCTCCCGGGATGA